One Bombilactobacillus folatiphilus genomic window, CCACGGTTGTCTGGGCGCCTGTCACCGAAAAATTAAATGAATCTAACGCTTGAATCGTGATTTGGTCGGACGTCTGCGCTAATAATTGCGCCTGAAAGTAACCGTCGACATGCAGTTGTTGCAGTAAAAGCGTTTGCTTACTTTGTTGCAAAAAAACTAAGACTTGTCGCAACAAATCTTCCTGTTGAAATGGTGGCAACACTAAATCTTCCGACCACAAAATCGGGGTTTGGGTCATTAATTGCATGCGCATTTTCAAGCGCTCCAAATCGGCACCTTGATCCGTCAAAATTGCAATATTACTAATACGAATTAGGACATACCCGTCCAATAGACCATAGGCATTATAAGTGTGCAAAAGCACCCAATGCTGATCAAACGCCAACACTAGGCCGGTATAAATTGTCTGGTTTTGACGCATAATACAATTAATAATTGTCTTTGTTTGATACGCTTGTTGGATCTGTCGTTGTTTATCCATCATTACCCTTCTGTCAAAGGCGAAATTGCCGCAAATTTATTGTAGGATTTGACAAATAATAATTTAACCGTGCCCCGCGGACCGGACCGATTTTTACCTATAATTACTTCAACTTCGCCTGCATTCATGTCCTCATTATCGACCGTTTCATCACCATCGGCATCATCGTTATAATAATCATCACGATACAAAAAGGCGACAACATCCGCATCCTGCTCAATTGAACCAGATTCCCGAATATCTGACAAAACTGGTCGCTTATCTTGACGCTGTTCTACACCACGAGATAATTGCGACAAAGCAATAACCGGCACATGCAATTCCTTGGCCAACTTTTTCAATTGCCGCGAAATCGTAGAAACTTCCTGTTGCCGATTTTCTTGCCCCGTGCCTTCAATCAATTGCAAATAATCAATAATAATTAACCCAATATTGCCGGTTTCTTTAGCCAATCGACGACATTTCGCCCGAATTTCCGCCATCTTAATCCCCGGTGTATCATCAATATAAATGGAGGTTTTGGACAAAATACCCATAGCCACGATGAGATTTTGCCACTCATCATCATTCAAATTACCCGTCCGCAAATTATTAGCATCAATACTGCCTTGCGCGCACAACAGCCGGCTGGCTAACTGATCAGCGCCCATTTCCAAACTAAAAATGGCCACGGTTTGATCACTATGCACCGCAACATTTTCGGCCACATTTAAGGCAAAAGCCGTTTTCCCAACACCGGGACGCGCCGCCAAAATGGTTAATTCATCCGGATGCAAACCCGCCGTCATATTATCTAATTCACTATATCCAGTCGACAAACCCGTTAACTGCGAATCCTCTTGTGCTAATTTATCAATATTTTCAATCGTATCATTCAAGACATCCGATAATTTTTGAAAACCATTATCATTTTGACTTTCACCGACATCCATAATCGCACGTTCAGCACCATCAATAATTTCGGAGACATCGCTATCTTGTTCGTCAAAACTTTTAGCCACAATATCGGTCGCCGTATTAATTAATTGCCGCAATAAGGCTTTGTCAGCGACAATTTTGGCATAGTAGAGTACATTAGCTGCTGTCGGCACAATGGTGGCCAAATCACCTAAATAATTGACGCCACCGATATCGTCTAACTGATTCTTGGCTTCCAAATTATTCTTCACGGTGACTACGTCAATAGCTTGATCTTGCTCGTTGAGATCCAACATCGCCGCAAAAATCAATTGATGCGCATGATAATAAAATGATTCTACCGTTAAATATTCCGCCGCTTCCACAATTTTATCTGGCCGCAACAAAATAGAGCCAAGTACTGACTGCTCCGCTTCTTCATTATTAGGGGGAATCCGCTGCATCATTGAATCACTCATCTATCAAACCTCAACTTCTTCCTTCCCATTTTAACATTTTATGTATAGATAAAATAGAAGAACAAGCTTGTGCCTGTTCTTCTATCAATTTTGTAAATGAGAATAATTTTATAGATGCATCCAGTTCGCAAAGATTGGCACCGCAATGTTATCCACAATACCGATCACAACCACAGCCACTGCGGCCATTGCTCCTTGAACGGAACCTAATTTCAAAGCAAAAGCTGAACCGACGGTATGACCAGCAGTTCCCATACCTAAACCAGCGCCAATTGGGTCATCATTCAATCTGAACCATTTAACTAACCATTTACCCAAAGCGTAAATAATTACAGCGTTGACGATGCAGGCCATGGCAGTAATTGCGGCATTGCCACCAATAGCTGTTGACAATGGTAATGCAATCGCGGTCGTTGCCGATTGACTCATCATGGAATCAACTGACATCTTGCTCAAACCAAAGATCTTCGAAACGCCCAAAATCAAGAATAACGAAATGAAAGTTCCGATTAACAAACTTAACAAAATAACTAACCAATTTTTCTTAAAGACATCGTTACGTTTATACAACGGCACCGCAAACGCAATGGTTGCTGGTGTCAAGAACCAGAAAATCAAATCGCCACCTGGTTTATAAAAGTTCGTGTACACAGTTGCCGTTGGCATATCCATGGCTTTACCCATCACAACTAAAATGATGATTCCCAAGACCATCGCTACAAATAACGGCTGGAATAAAAAGAAACCATTCGTTTTATTAAATAAGTATTGACCTAATTCAAAAACTGCCAAAGATAACAAAATTCCAAATAAAGGGTTAGACAATAATTCTTTGAGCATTTTGATATCCTCCTATTCTCAGTGTTTAATTTTTTTACTAATCCACAACAATAATCTTGTCGTATAAGCTGTGACTACCAATAAGATAATTGTTGCCAAAATGATCACAATAACTAATTGCACACCCTCTTTTTTCATGACGTCCAAATTAGCTGCCAAGGAAATTCCTGAAGGAACAAACAAAAATCCAATCAAGCCAATCATTGCACCACCAAACGAATCAACCCATTCCAATTTTACGATATGAAATGTCAACAATAGATACAGTAACACCAATCCGATAACCGGAGTTGGCACTGGAAAGGACTTGGGCATTAGATCAGAAATAAATTGCGATACAAATAGCACTGCAGCATAAATTAACATCTGTACTAATAACGGTGCTGATTTAGCTTTTTCTTCTTTTGACTCCATCGTACGGCCTCCTCATGACTACGACTCGTAAACAAAAATGAGATACTTAATCAATTAATTTGATAAGTTTTTCGCTTTCTCCATTCATAAGTATAAGTGATTGCTCATTTTTTTACAAGCCTTTCTACATATGGTTTATACCGCTTACATTTATTTGTCAAGTTTTTTAAATCGAGCTAGGACTCGTCATGCCAACTTTCTGAAAAAAAGCTGCAACGCTTAAACGTCACAGCTTTATTTTCTTAATTTTTTTCAGTAATGTGAACACGAATTTTCGCTTCAATTCCCGGATATAATTTGACCAAAACATTCGTATAACCTAAAACCTTAATCGGCTCTGGCAAATCAATTTTGCGCTTATCCAGCTCAATTTGATATTGCTGTGCCAACGCCTGCGCAATTTGCTTACTGGGAATGGAACCAAATAAACGGCCGTCACTGCCAGCTTTAGAAACGATTTCAACCACGGTTTCATCTTTTTCTAAAACAGTCTTGATCATTTGGGCACTGGCCTTTTCTTCATCTTTTTCTCGTTGTTCAGCCTGCTTCTTACCTTGCAATTCACTAATTGCTTTGGGTGTCGCTGCTTTAGCTTTGCCATTTTTGATTAAAAAATTACGAGCATAACCATCGGCGACTTCTTTAACTTCGCCCCGTTTGCCTTTACCTCGGACATCTTGTGTAAAAATAACGCGCATATTCAGCCTCCTAAGAATTGTTTTGTTCGTTAGTTTTATCTTCCACTTTTTGCTTCACAATTGCAATTAATTCTTTTTTGACTTGCTCAATAGTCGTCTCAGATAGCTGCGTGGCCGCGTTAGACAAATGACCGCCACCACCCATTTCTTCCATAATCACTTGCACATTAAAATCACCCAAACTCCGTGCTGAAATCGCAATTTTACCATCGGGACGCTTCGTAATAACAAACGAGGCGTCAACATTCGCCAAGGTCAATAATGTATCGGCAGCTTGTGCGGCGATCACCGAATCATAAACTTGATCCTCTTCACCTGCACAAACGGCAATTTCTGGTTCCACCATCTCAACTGTATCAATCAAATGATTCCGTTGAATATAAGATGCAACAGTTTCCTTCAACAAATTCTGCATTTTTGTACCATCAGCCCCCACCGACCGTAAGTAACTGGCAGCATCAAAAGTTCTGGTTCCCGAGCGCAAAGTAAACGAATGCGTGTCGACAAAAA contains:
- the dnaB gene encoding replicative DNA helicase, giving the protein MSDSMMQRIPPNNEEAEQSVLGSILLRPDKIVEAAEYLTVESFYYHAHQLIFAAMLDLNEQDQAIDVVTVKNNLEAKNQLDDIGGVNYLGDLATIVPTAANVLYYAKIVADKALLRQLINTATDIVAKSFDEQDSDVSEIIDGAERAIMDVGESQNDNGFQKLSDVLNDTIENIDKLAQEDSQLTGLSTGYSELDNMTAGLHPDELTILAARPGVGKTAFALNVAENVAVHSDQTVAIFSLEMGADQLASRLLCAQGSIDANNLRTGNLNDDEWQNLIVAMGILSKTSIYIDDTPGIKMAEIRAKCRRLAKETGNIGLIIIDYLQLIEGTGQENRQQEVSTISRQLKKLAKELHVPVIALSQLSRGVEQRQDKRPVLSDIRESGSIEQDADVVAFLYRDDYYNDDADGDETVDNEDMNAGEVEVIIGKNRSGPRGTVKLLFVKSYNKFAAISPLTEG
- a CDS encoding LrgB family protein — translated: MLKELLSNPLFGILLSLAVFELGQYLFNKTNGFFLFQPLFVAMVLGIIILVVMGKAMDMPTATVYTNFYKPGGDLIFWFLTPATIAFAVPLYKRNDVFKKNWLVILLSLLIGTFISLFLILGVSKIFGLSKMSVDSMMSQSATTAIALPLSTAIGGNAAITAMACIVNAVIIYALGKWLVKWFRLNDDPIGAGLGMGTAGHTVGSAFALKLGSVQGAMAAVAVVVIGIVDNIAVPIFANWMHL
- a CDS encoding CidA/LrgA family protein, with the translated sequence MESKEEKAKSAPLLVQMLIYAAVLFVSQFISDLMPKSFPVPTPVIGLVLLYLLLTFHIVKLEWVDSFGGAMIGLIGFLFVPSGISLAANLDVMKKEGVQLVIVIILATIILLVVTAYTTRLLLWISKKIKH
- the rplI gene encoding 50S ribosomal protein L9; this encodes MRVIFTQDVRGKGKRGEVKEVADGYARNFLIKNGKAKAATPKAISELQGKKQAEQREKDEEKASAQMIKTVLEKDETVVEIVSKAGSDGRLFGSIPSKQIAQALAQQYQIELDKRKIDLPEPIKVLGYTNVLVKLYPGIEAKIRVHITEKN